From the genome of Denticeps clupeoides chromosome 4, fDenClu1.1, whole genome shotgun sequence, one region includes:
- the ano8a gene encoding anoctamin-8 isoform X2, which yields MPSGDLGKWLGRQLSQASQYIMDHKSRLKTVPTENCDILMTFPDTIDDHTLLWLLNQIRLGLPQILIQIRHHKHGRGYAFFITTTFENLLRGAEQTGIHKRVKPQYGGGTRRFSCEEDHIYENIESELCFFTSQERQSIIKYWLDNLRAKQGEVLHNIHFLEGQPIIPELTARGVIVQMFPLHEPRILRQLMTSWVQAVCESQPLDDICDYFGVKIAMYFAWLGFYTNSMLYPAVVGLLLWMFSESDQTSQDICCVVFALFNVVWATLFLERWKRREAELAFKWGTLDSPPEPIEEPRPQFRGMKRHSPITGCEELFYPPWKRTVFRWLEFVSEMNELPRVTRFFPIILLAITTTTCDEVYKKIALWLNDMENYRLQSDYENNLIIKMVFFQFINSYLSLFYIGFYLKDMERLKEMLATLLIIRQFLQNVKEVLQPYLYEQHKLGEFTFKTLWDLLQTLVAKYKHLTRRTGRGSGQAAGAEPDGAEGGAGEKKGRKSLIAGCRTMRMEEGSDDWALRHRKVSFTERVEHSRKAPAAQAAGLSLDDGSPTLLQEGVDPATVFEISDSDSDTERPEAGEPAGTPHSASPAAKSKADLSQKPKAEAEPSGGKKRSWTEPPEEVESTTLTQPEIESCMLTYEDTLQDYQEMFIQFGYVVLFSSAFPLAAMCALVNNVIEIRSDALKLCAGLQRPFGQRVENIGQWQTAMEAMGLIAIMVNCYLIGQCGQIQRLFPWLSPEMTIISIILLEHFAILLKYIIHVAIPDVPGWVADEMAKLEYRRREALKRHEKQAQLHKKRRREEEAHRKAEQEAQQEWERESAEQEQGDSGQPDRGHVAGKIGGDKLKRPSSLLASNNVLKLKQMIPLQGKFSTSLSPTGCDAKLPGFLKFLKSPEMKKDAAVAAAATQEKAQSPSKAFSPGKLFHFSKSEGTGSTEPASRTGDSPRGQGSNQSSSPEHSSQSGQDGEATDSDTNNAKKRL from the exons ATGCCTTCCGGAGACCTGG GTAAGTGGCTGGGGAGGCAGCTCTCACAGGCCAGCCAGTACATCATGGACCACAAGTCCCGGCTGAAAACGGTCCCCACGGAGAACTGTGACATCCTCATGACGTTCCCAG ATACCATAGATGACCATACCTTGCTGTGGCTGCTAAACCAAATTCGTCTGGGACTACCACAGATTCTAATCCAGATACGGCATCATAAACATGGCCGAGGCTACGCGTTCTTCATCACCACGACGTTCGAGAA CTTGCTACGAGGTGCTGAGCAGACTGGCATACACAAACGGGTGAAGCCGCAGTATGGTGGCGGGACGCGCCGCTTCTCCTGCGAAGAGGACCACATCTACGAGAACATAGAGAGCGAGCTCTGCTTTTTCACGTCACAG GAACGACAGAGCATTATAAAGTACTGGTTGGACAACCTGCGCGCTAAACAAGGAGAGGTGCTGCACAATATTCACTTCTTGGAGGGCCAGCCGATCA TTCCTGAGCTGACAGCTCGAGGGGTTATCGTGCAGATGTTCCCCCTCCATGAGCCACGGATCCTCCGACAGCTCATGACCTCCTGGGTCCAGGCCGTCTGCGAGAGTCAGCCGCTGG ATGACATCTGTGATTATTTTGGGGTTAAAATCGCCATGTACTTCGCCTGGCTGGGATTCTACACCAACTCCATGCTGTACCCTGCCGTCGTGGGCCTGCTGCTCTGGATGTTCTCCGAAAGCGATCAG ACCAGCCAGGACATCTGCTGCGTGGTGTTTGCCCTCTTCAACGTGGTCTGGGCGACGCTGTTCCTCGAGAGGTGGAAGAGGAGGGAGGCCGAGCTGGCGTTCAAGTGGGGGACCCTGGACTCCCCGCCCGAGCCGATCGAGGAGCCCCGACCTCAGTTTCGC GGCATGAAACGCCACAGTCCAATAACAGGCTGTGAGGAGCTCTTCTACCCTCCATGGAAGAGGACGGTGTTCAGGTGGTTG gAGTTTGTGTCTGAAATGAACGAGTTACCTCGTGTCACCAGATTCTTTCCCATAATCCTTCTCGCTATAACTACAACCACATGCGATGAGGTGTATAAGAAGATCGCCCTGTGGCTGAATGATATGG AAAACTACAGGCTCCAGAGCGATTACGAGAATAATCTCATCATTAAAATGGTCTTT TTTCAGTTCATAAACTCATACCTTAGCCTTTTCTACATTGGGTTCTACCTCAAAGACATGGAACGTCTGAAAGAG ATGCTGGCCACTCTGCTAATCATCCGGCAGTTTCTGCAAAATGTGAAGGAGGTGCTTCAGCCTTATCTGTACGAGCAACACAAATTGGGAGAATTCACCTTCAAGACACTGTGGGACCTCCTGCAGACGCTAGTGGCAAAGTACAAACACCTGACCCGGAGGACAGGACGGGGTTCAGGCCAGGCCGCGGGCGCCGAGCCGGACGGCGCGGAGGGCGGCGCGGGCGAGAAGAAAGGGAGGAAGAGTCTGATCGCGGGATGCAGGACGATGCGAATGGAGGAAGGGAGTGATGACTGGGCCCTCAGGCACAGGAAGGTCAGCTTCACAGAGCGGGTGGAACACAGCAGAAAGGCCCCGGCCGCCCAGGCCGCTGGCCTCTCCCTGGACGACGGAAGCCCCACACTTCTGCAGGAAGGGGTCGACCCTGCCACCGTCTTCGAAATAAGCGACAGCGATTCTGACACGGAGCGTCCGGAGGCCGGGGAACCCGCGGGCACCCCCCACTCCGCATCTCCGGCGGCAAAAAGCAAAGCAGATCTCTCTCAGAAACCAAAAGCAGAAGCTGAGCCGAGCGGAGGCAAGAAAAGGTCCTGGACTGAGCCGCCGGAGGAAGTCGAATCCACCACACTGACCCAGCCAGAGATAGAGAGCTGCATGCTGACGTACGAG GACACGCTCCAGGATTACCAGGAGATGTTCATCCAGTTCGGCTACGTGGTGCtcttctcctccgctttccCCCTGGCGGCAATGTGCGCCCTCGTCAACAACGTCATCGAGATCCGCAGCGACGCGCTGAAGCTCTGCGCTGGCCTTCAGAGGCCTTTCGGCCAGAGGGTGGAGAACATTGGACAGTGGCAG ACGGCAATGGAAGCCATGGGACTGATTGCCATTATGGTGAACTGTTACCTGATTGGCCAGTGCGGTCAAATTCAGCGCCTCTTTCCCTGGCTCAGCCCGGAAATGACAATTATCTCCATCATTCTGCTGGAG CACTTCGCCATTCTCCTGAAATACATCATTCACGTGGCTATCCCCGATGTCCCCGGCTGGGTGGCAGACGAGATGGCCAAACTGGAGTACAGGCGTAGGGAGGCCCTGAAG AGGCACGAGAAGCAAGCCCAGCTGCACAAGAAGAGAAGACGGGAGGAAGAGGCACACAGGAAGGCCGAGCAGGAGGCCCAGCAGGAATGGGAGCGCGAGAGCGCCGAGCAGGAGCAGGGTGACAGCGGCCAGCCTGACAGGGGTCACGTGGCCGGGAAGATCGGAGGTGACAAGCTCAAGAGGCCCAGCTCACTGTTAGCCTCCAACAACGTGCTGAAGCTCAAGCAGATGATCCCTCTGCAGGGAAAGTTCAGCACGAGCTTGTCTCCCACGGGATGTGACGCCAAGCTGCCCGGGTTCCTCAAGTTCCTCAAGTCCCCCGAGATGAAGAAGGACGCTGCCGTGGCCGCTGCAGCCACCCAGGAAAAGGCCCAGTCCCCCAGCAAAGCCTTCAGTCCAGGaaaactcttccacttttccaaGTCCGAGGGGACTGGGAGTACAGAACCGGCGTCTAGAACCGGAGACAGCCCCCGGGGCCAAGGCTCCAATCAGAGCAGCTCGCCAGAACATTCCTCCCAGTCCGGACAGGATGGCGAGGCCACGGATTCTGACACCAACAACGCGAAAAAAAGGCTGTGA
- the ano8a gene encoding anoctamin-8 isoform X1, with protein MPSGDLGKWLGRQLSQASQYIMDHKSRLKTVPTENCDILMTFPDTIDDHTLLWLLNQIRLGLPQILIQIRHHKHGRGYAFFITTTFENLLRGAEQTGIHKRVKPQYGGGTRRFSCEEDHIYENIESELCFFTSQERQSIIKYWLDNLRAKQGEVLHNIHFLEGQPIIPELTARGVIVQMFPLHEPRILRQLMTSWVQAVCESQPLDDICDYFGVKIAMYFAWLGFYTNSMLYPAVVGLLLWMFSESDQTSQDICCVVFALFNVVWATLFLERWKRREAELAFKWGTLDSPPEPIEEPRPQFRGMKRHSPITGCEELFYPPWKRTVFRWLVSLPICIFCLCFVFLAMFICLELQEFVSEMNELPRVTRFFPIILLAITTTTCDEVYKKIALWLNDMENYRLQSDYENNLIIKMVFFQFINSYLSLFYIGFYLKDMERLKEMLATLLIIRQFLQNVKEVLQPYLYEQHKLGEFTFKTLWDLLQTLVAKYKHLTRRTGRGSGQAAGAEPDGAEGGAGEKKGRKSLIAGCRTMRMEEGSDDWALRHRKVSFTERVEHSRKAPAAQAAGLSLDDGSPTLLQEGVDPATVFEISDSDSDTERPEAGEPAGTPHSASPAAKSKADLSQKPKAEAEPSGGKKRSWTEPPEEVESTTLTQPEIESCMLTYEDTLQDYQEMFIQFGYVVLFSSAFPLAAMCALVNNVIEIRSDALKLCAGLQRPFGQRVENIGQWQTAMEAMGLIAIMVNCYLIGQCGQIQRLFPWLSPEMTIISIILLEHFAILLKYIIHVAIPDVPGWVADEMAKLEYRRREALKRHEKQAQLHKKRRREEEAHRKAEQEAQQEWERESAEQEQGDSGQPDRGHVAGKIGGDKLKRPSSLLASNNVLKLKQMIPLQGKFSTSLSPTGCDAKLPGFLKFLKSPEMKKDAAVAAAATQEKAQSPSKAFSPGKLFHFSKSEGTGSTEPASRTGDSPRGQGSNQSSSPEHSSQSGQDGEATDSDTNNAKKRL; from the exons ATGCCTTCCGGAGACCTGG GTAAGTGGCTGGGGAGGCAGCTCTCACAGGCCAGCCAGTACATCATGGACCACAAGTCCCGGCTGAAAACGGTCCCCACGGAGAACTGTGACATCCTCATGACGTTCCCAG ATACCATAGATGACCATACCTTGCTGTGGCTGCTAAACCAAATTCGTCTGGGACTACCACAGATTCTAATCCAGATACGGCATCATAAACATGGCCGAGGCTACGCGTTCTTCATCACCACGACGTTCGAGAA CTTGCTACGAGGTGCTGAGCAGACTGGCATACACAAACGGGTGAAGCCGCAGTATGGTGGCGGGACGCGCCGCTTCTCCTGCGAAGAGGACCACATCTACGAGAACATAGAGAGCGAGCTCTGCTTTTTCACGTCACAG GAACGACAGAGCATTATAAAGTACTGGTTGGACAACCTGCGCGCTAAACAAGGAGAGGTGCTGCACAATATTCACTTCTTGGAGGGCCAGCCGATCA TTCCTGAGCTGACAGCTCGAGGGGTTATCGTGCAGATGTTCCCCCTCCATGAGCCACGGATCCTCCGACAGCTCATGACCTCCTGGGTCCAGGCCGTCTGCGAGAGTCAGCCGCTGG ATGACATCTGTGATTATTTTGGGGTTAAAATCGCCATGTACTTCGCCTGGCTGGGATTCTACACCAACTCCATGCTGTACCCTGCCGTCGTGGGCCTGCTGCTCTGGATGTTCTCCGAAAGCGATCAG ACCAGCCAGGACATCTGCTGCGTGGTGTTTGCCCTCTTCAACGTGGTCTGGGCGACGCTGTTCCTCGAGAGGTGGAAGAGGAGGGAGGCCGAGCTGGCGTTCAAGTGGGGGACCCTGGACTCCCCGCCCGAGCCGATCGAGGAGCCCCGACCTCAGTTTCGC GGCATGAAACGCCACAGTCCAATAACAGGCTGTGAGGAGCTCTTCTACCCTCCATGGAAGAGGACGGTGTTCAGGTGGTTGGTCAGTCTGCCCATCTGCATCTTCTGTCTGTGCTTCGTGTTTTTGGCCATGTTCATCTGTCTGGAGCTTCAG gAGTTTGTGTCTGAAATGAACGAGTTACCTCGTGTCACCAGATTCTTTCCCATAATCCTTCTCGCTATAACTACAACCACATGCGATGAGGTGTATAAGAAGATCGCCCTGTGGCTGAATGATATGG AAAACTACAGGCTCCAGAGCGATTACGAGAATAATCTCATCATTAAAATGGTCTTT TTTCAGTTCATAAACTCATACCTTAGCCTTTTCTACATTGGGTTCTACCTCAAAGACATGGAACGTCTGAAAGAG ATGCTGGCCACTCTGCTAATCATCCGGCAGTTTCTGCAAAATGTGAAGGAGGTGCTTCAGCCTTATCTGTACGAGCAACACAAATTGGGAGAATTCACCTTCAAGACACTGTGGGACCTCCTGCAGACGCTAGTGGCAAAGTACAAACACCTGACCCGGAGGACAGGACGGGGTTCAGGCCAGGCCGCGGGCGCCGAGCCGGACGGCGCGGAGGGCGGCGCGGGCGAGAAGAAAGGGAGGAAGAGTCTGATCGCGGGATGCAGGACGATGCGAATGGAGGAAGGGAGTGATGACTGGGCCCTCAGGCACAGGAAGGTCAGCTTCACAGAGCGGGTGGAACACAGCAGAAAGGCCCCGGCCGCCCAGGCCGCTGGCCTCTCCCTGGACGACGGAAGCCCCACACTTCTGCAGGAAGGGGTCGACCCTGCCACCGTCTTCGAAATAAGCGACAGCGATTCTGACACGGAGCGTCCGGAGGCCGGGGAACCCGCGGGCACCCCCCACTCCGCATCTCCGGCGGCAAAAAGCAAAGCAGATCTCTCTCAGAAACCAAAAGCAGAAGCTGAGCCGAGCGGAGGCAAGAAAAGGTCCTGGACTGAGCCGCCGGAGGAAGTCGAATCCACCACACTGACCCAGCCAGAGATAGAGAGCTGCATGCTGACGTACGAG GACACGCTCCAGGATTACCAGGAGATGTTCATCCAGTTCGGCTACGTGGTGCtcttctcctccgctttccCCCTGGCGGCAATGTGCGCCCTCGTCAACAACGTCATCGAGATCCGCAGCGACGCGCTGAAGCTCTGCGCTGGCCTTCAGAGGCCTTTCGGCCAGAGGGTGGAGAACATTGGACAGTGGCAG ACGGCAATGGAAGCCATGGGACTGATTGCCATTATGGTGAACTGTTACCTGATTGGCCAGTGCGGTCAAATTCAGCGCCTCTTTCCCTGGCTCAGCCCGGAAATGACAATTATCTCCATCATTCTGCTGGAG CACTTCGCCATTCTCCTGAAATACATCATTCACGTGGCTATCCCCGATGTCCCCGGCTGGGTGGCAGACGAGATGGCCAAACTGGAGTACAGGCGTAGGGAGGCCCTGAAG AGGCACGAGAAGCAAGCCCAGCTGCACAAGAAGAGAAGACGGGAGGAAGAGGCACACAGGAAGGCCGAGCAGGAGGCCCAGCAGGAATGGGAGCGCGAGAGCGCCGAGCAGGAGCAGGGTGACAGCGGCCAGCCTGACAGGGGTCACGTGGCCGGGAAGATCGGAGGTGACAAGCTCAAGAGGCCCAGCTCACTGTTAGCCTCCAACAACGTGCTGAAGCTCAAGCAGATGATCCCTCTGCAGGGAAAGTTCAGCACGAGCTTGTCTCCCACGGGATGTGACGCCAAGCTGCCCGGGTTCCTCAAGTTCCTCAAGTCCCCCGAGATGAAGAAGGACGCTGCCGTGGCCGCTGCAGCCACCCAGGAAAAGGCCCAGTCCCCCAGCAAAGCCTTCAGTCCAGGaaaactcttccacttttccaaGTCCGAGGGGACTGGGAGTACAGAACCGGCGTCTAGAACCGGAGACAGCCCCCGGGGCCAAGGCTCCAATCAGAGCAGCTCGCCAGAACATTCCTCCCAGTCCGGACAGGATGGCGAGGCCACGGATTCTGACACCAACAACGCGAAAAAAAGGCTGTGA
- the ano8a gene encoding anoctamin-8 isoform X3: MFPLHEPRILRQLMTSWVQAVCESQPLDDICDYFGVKIAMYFAWLGFYTNSMLYPAVVGLLLWMFSESDQTSQDICCVVFALFNVVWATLFLERWKRREAELAFKWGTLDSPPEPIEEPRPQFRGMKRHSPITGCEELFYPPWKRTVFRWLVSLPICIFCLCFVFLAMFICLELQEFVSEMNELPRVTRFFPIILLAITTTTCDEVYKKIALWLNDMENYRLQSDYENNLIIKMVFFQFINSYLSLFYIGFYLKDMERLKEMLATLLIIRQFLQNVKEVLQPYLYEQHKLGEFTFKTLWDLLQTLVAKYKHLTRRTGRGSGQAAGAEPDGAEGGAGEKKGRKSLIAGCRTMRMEEGSDDWALRHRKVSFTERVEHSRKAPAAQAAGLSLDDGSPTLLQEGVDPATVFEISDSDSDTERPEAGEPAGTPHSASPAAKSKADLSQKPKAEAEPSGGKKRSWTEPPEEVESTTLTQPEIESCMLTYEDTLQDYQEMFIQFGYVVLFSSAFPLAAMCALVNNVIEIRSDALKLCAGLQRPFGQRVENIGQWQTAMEAMGLIAIMVNCYLIGQCGQIQRLFPWLSPEMTIISIILLEHFAILLKYIIHVAIPDVPGWVADEMAKLEYRRREALKRHEKQAQLHKKRRREEEAHRKAEQEAQQEWERESAEQEQGDSGQPDRGHVAGKIGGDKLKRPSSLLASNNVLKLKQMIPLQGKFSTSLSPTGCDAKLPGFLKFLKSPEMKKDAAVAAAATQEKAQSPSKAFSPGKLFHFSKSEGTGSTEPASRTGDSPRGQGSNQSSSPEHSSQSGQDGEATDSDTNNAKKRL; encoded by the exons ATGTTCCCCCTCCATGAGCCACGGATCCTCCGACAGCTCATGACCTCCTGGGTCCAGGCCGTCTGCGAGAGTCAGCCGCTGG ATGACATCTGTGATTATTTTGGGGTTAAAATCGCCATGTACTTCGCCTGGCTGGGATTCTACACCAACTCCATGCTGTACCCTGCCGTCGTGGGCCTGCTGCTCTGGATGTTCTCCGAAAGCGATCAG ACCAGCCAGGACATCTGCTGCGTGGTGTTTGCCCTCTTCAACGTGGTCTGGGCGACGCTGTTCCTCGAGAGGTGGAAGAGGAGGGAGGCCGAGCTGGCGTTCAAGTGGGGGACCCTGGACTCCCCGCCCGAGCCGATCGAGGAGCCCCGACCTCAGTTTCGC GGCATGAAACGCCACAGTCCAATAACAGGCTGTGAGGAGCTCTTCTACCCTCCATGGAAGAGGACGGTGTTCAGGTGGTTGGTCAGTCTGCCCATCTGCATCTTCTGTCTGTGCTTCGTGTTTTTGGCCATGTTCATCTGTCTGGAGCTTCAG gAGTTTGTGTCTGAAATGAACGAGTTACCTCGTGTCACCAGATTCTTTCCCATAATCCTTCTCGCTATAACTACAACCACATGCGATGAGGTGTATAAGAAGATCGCCCTGTGGCTGAATGATATGG AAAACTACAGGCTCCAGAGCGATTACGAGAATAATCTCATCATTAAAATGGTCTTT TTTCAGTTCATAAACTCATACCTTAGCCTTTTCTACATTGGGTTCTACCTCAAAGACATGGAACGTCTGAAAGAG ATGCTGGCCACTCTGCTAATCATCCGGCAGTTTCTGCAAAATGTGAAGGAGGTGCTTCAGCCTTATCTGTACGAGCAACACAAATTGGGAGAATTCACCTTCAAGACACTGTGGGACCTCCTGCAGACGCTAGTGGCAAAGTACAAACACCTGACCCGGAGGACAGGACGGGGTTCAGGCCAGGCCGCGGGCGCCGAGCCGGACGGCGCGGAGGGCGGCGCGGGCGAGAAGAAAGGGAGGAAGAGTCTGATCGCGGGATGCAGGACGATGCGAATGGAGGAAGGGAGTGATGACTGGGCCCTCAGGCACAGGAAGGTCAGCTTCACAGAGCGGGTGGAACACAGCAGAAAGGCCCCGGCCGCCCAGGCCGCTGGCCTCTCCCTGGACGACGGAAGCCCCACACTTCTGCAGGAAGGGGTCGACCCTGCCACCGTCTTCGAAATAAGCGACAGCGATTCTGACACGGAGCGTCCGGAGGCCGGGGAACCCGCGGGCACCCCCCACTCCGCATCTCCGGCGGCAAAAAGCAAAGCAGATCTCTCTCAGAAACCAAAAGCAGAAGCTGAGCCGAGCGGAGGCAAGAAAAGGTCCTGGACTGAGCCGCCGGAGGAAGTCGAATCCACCACACTGACCCAGCCAGAGATAGAGAGCTGCATGCTGACGTACGAG GACACGCTCCAGGATTACCAGGAGATGTTCATCCAGTTCGGCTACGTGGTGCtcttctcctccgctttccCCCTGGCGGCAATGTGCGCCCTCGTCAACAACGTCATCGAGATCCGCAGCGACGCGCTGAAGCTCTGCGCTGGCCTTCAGAGGCCTTTCGGCCAGAGGGTGGAGAACATTGGACAGTGGCAG ACGGCAATGGAAGCCATGGGACTGATTGCCATTATGGTGAACTGTTACCTGATTGGCCAGTGCGGTCAAATTCAGCGCCTCTTTCCCTGGCTCAGCCCGGAAATGACAATTATCTCCATCATTCTGCTGGAG CACTTCGCCATTCTCCTGAAATACATCATTCACGTGGCTATCCCCGATGTCCCCGGCTGGGTGGCAGACGAGATGGCCAAACTGGAGTACAGGCGTAGGGAGGCCCTGAAG AGGCACGAGAAGCAAGCCCAGCTGCACAAGAAGAGAAGACGGGAGGAAGAGGCACACAGGAAGGCCGAGCAGGAGGCCCAGCAGGAATGGGAGCGCGAGAGCGCCGAGCAGGAGCAGGGTGACAGCGGCCAGCCTGACAGGGGTCACGTGGCCGGGAAGATCGGAGGTGACAAGCTCAAGAGGCCCAGCTCACTGTTAGCCTCCAACAACGTGCTGAAGCTCAAGCAGATGATCCCTCTGCAGGGAAAGTTCAGCACGAGCTTGTCTCCCACGGGATGTGACGCCAAGCTGCCCGGGTTCCTCAAGTTCCTCAAGTCCCCCGAGATGAAGAAGGACGCTGCCGTGGCCGCTGCAGCCACCCAGGAAAAGGCCCAGTCCCCCAGCAAAGCCTTCAGTCCAGGaaaactcttccacttttccaaGTCCGAGGGGACTGGGAGTACAGAACCGGCGTCTAGAACCGGAGACAGCCCCCGGGGCCAAGGCTCCAATCAGAGCAGCTCGCCAGAACATTCCTCCCAGTCCGGACAGGATGGCGAGGCCACGGATTCTGACACCAACAACGCGAAAAAAAGGCTGTGA
- the dda1 gene encoding DET1- and DDB1-associated protein 1, with amino-acid sequence MDKAEFLKGLPVYNKSNFSKFHTDSVCKASNRRPSVYLPTREFPSEQIIVTEKTNILLRYLHQQWDKKNAAKKREQEQTEGESPAPPRKIARTSSREMNEDS; translated from the exons ATGGACAAG GCTGAGTTTTTAAAGGGACTCCCCGTCTACAACAAAAGCAACTTCAGCAAGTTCCACACGGACTCCGTGTGCAAGGCGTCG AACCGAAGGCCGTCAGTGTACCTTCCAACCCGCGAATTTCCTTCTGAGCAGA TTATTGTCACTGAGAAAACCAATATTCTGTTACGATACCTGCATCAACAGTGGGATAAAAAg AATGCAGCCAAAAAGCGAGAACAGGAGCAGACTGAGGGAGAGAGCCCCGCACCCCCGCGGAAGATTGCCCGAACCAGCAGCCGCGAGATGAACGAAGActcttaa
- the mrpl34 gene encoding large ribosomal subunit protein bL34m, whose translation MNVVTSAVFRAAFGLCMKKSQVANQAQQRTIGAWARPWTPQAEPPWHYQQVRTVKRGTEYQPKNIKRKRTHGWIKRISTQGGIEVILRRMLKGRKSLSH comes from the exons ATGAACGTCGTCACGTCGGCGGTGTTTCGTGCCGCCTTCGG ACTCTGCATGAAAAAGTCCCAGGTAGCGAATCAGGCTCAGCAGAGGACAATCGGAGCTTGGGCGCGGCCCTGGACCCCTCAGGCGGAGCCCCCGTGGCATTACCAGCAGGTGCGCACCGTGAAGCGGGGCACGGAGTACCAGCCGAAGAACATCAAGCGGAAACGCACCCATGGGTGGATCAAGAGGATAAGCACCCAAGGGGGGATCGAAGTGATCCTGCGCAGGATGCTGAAAGGAAGGAAGTCCCTCAGCCACTGA